Proteins from a genomic interval of bacterium:
- a CDS encoding acyl--CoA ligase, which translates to MTPPTSDSLAARITATRQALTAEGAPFEVVPQTVRGVSLRTYKHAPPDLRAIWLATADHAANDYLVYGAERWTYADAHRDVGRIAAWLADRGVARGDSVAIAMRNYPEWMLTYWACVATGIRVIGMNAWWVADEMRYALEDAAPSVLILDQERLDRFTEIRSDYADTPVVGVRLANPTDDVIPWQDVIGAVGTLPDVTIDPDDDACIFYTSGTTGRPKGAQLTHRGCAHNLMNMAFWETCLKGAKAAGGPPPESSESAAVGQAAALVTTPLFHVTANNCVAHGMTASGGKLVHMYKWDPAEALQLIERERITSMSGVPTMARELVQHPDFEKTDTSSLKALGGGGAPLQPDLVEKIDKTSKTARPGTGYGMTETCGVITMTSADAFVERPTSCGPALPTFETRLVDDEGNDVPEGEPGELWVRGAPVIKGYLNRPDATAETITDGWLHTGDVARIDEDGFVHIVDRKKDMVLRGGENVYCAEVEAAIFDHDEVAECAVFGVPDDRLGEEVGAAVFLREGGQASADDLRAHAGAKIAAHKLPRYVWLVPEPLPRNASGKFLKRELRETLPLSDAN; encoded by the coding sequence ATGACTCCCCCCACGTCCGACTCCCTCGCCGCCCGAATCACCGCCACGCGTCAGGCCCTGACCGCTGAAGGCGCCCCCTTCGAGGTGGTCCCGCAGACGGTGCGCGGCGTCTCGCTCCGGACCTACAAGCATGCGCCCCCGGACCTCCGGGCCATCTGGCTCGCCACCGCGGACCATGCGGCGAACGACTATCTCGTCTATGGAGCCGAGCGCTGGACGTACGCGGACGCCCACCGCGACGTCGGTCGGATCGCCGCCTGGCTGGCGGACCGCGGCGTCGCTCGAGGGGACTCGGTCGCGATCGCGATGCGCAACTACCCGGAGTGGATGCTGACCTACTGGGCGTGCGTCGCGACCGGCATCCGCGTGATCGGCATGAACGCGTGGTGGGTCGCCGACGAGATGCGCTACGCGCTCGAAGACGCGGCTCCCTCCGTGCTGATCCTCGACCAGGAACGACTCGACCGCTTCACGGAGATCCGGAGCGACTACGCCGACACCCCGGTCGTCGGCGTTCGCCTGGCGAACCCGACGGACGACGTCATCCCGTGGCAGGACGTGATCGGAGCCGTGGGTACGCTCCCCGACGTCACGATCGACCCCGATGACGACGCCTGCATCTTCTACACGAGCGGCACGACCGGTCGTCCGAAGGGCGCGCAGCTCACCCACCGTGGCTGTGCCCACAACCTGATGAACATGGCATTCTGGGAGACCTGCCTGAAGGGCGCCAAGGCCGCCGGCGGACCGCCGCCGGAGAGCTCCGAGAGCGCGGCCGTGGGACAGGCGGCGGCGCTCGTCACGACGCCCCTCTTCCACGTCACGGCGAACAACTGCGTGGCCCACGGCATGACCGCTTCGGGCGGCAAGCTCGTCCACATGTACAAGTGGGATCCCGCGGAGGCGCTCCAGCTGATCGAGCGGGAGCGGATCACGTCGATGAGCGGTGTCCCGACGATGGCCCGGGAGCTCGTCCAGCATCCCGACTTCGAGAAGACCGACACGTCGTCGCTCAAGGCCCTCGGCGGCGGCGGCGCTCCGCTCCAGCCGGATCTGGTCGAGAAGATCGACAAGACGTCGAAGACGGCGCGACCGGGCACGGGCTACGGGATGACCGAGACCTGCGGCGTGATCACGATGACGAGCGCCGACGCGTTCGTCGAGCGGCCCACCAGCTGCGGACCGGCGCTTCCGACCTTCGAGACCCGCCTCGTCGACGACGAAGGCAACGACGTGCCCGAAGGCGAGCCCGGCGAGCTCTGGGTCCGCGGGGCCCCGGTCATCAAGGGCTACCTGAACCGCCCCGATGCGACCGCCGAGACGATCACCGACGGCTGGCTCCACACGGGCGACGTGGCACGCATCGACGAGGACGGCTTCGTCCACATCGTCGATCGCAAGAAGGACATGGTCCTGCGCGGCGGCGAGAACGTCTACTGCGCCGAGGTCGAGGCCGCGATCTTCGACCACGACGAGGTCGCCGAGTGCGCCGTCTTCGGCGTCCCCGACGATCGTCTGGGCGAAGAGGTCGGCGCCGCCGTCTTCCTCCGCGAGGGCGGTCAGGCGTCCGCCGACGACCTCCGCGCCCACGCCGGCGCGAAGATCGCGGCCCACAAGCTCCCGCGCTACGTCTGGCTCGTCCCCGAACCCCTCCCCCGCAACGCCTCCGGCAAGTTCCTCAAGCGCGAGCTCCGCGAGACGCTGCCCCTCAGCGACGCCAATTAG